TGTCGGGCAGCACCAACCACCTGGAAAGGACGGCCGCCATGGCCCAGTACGCGATCCTCATCCACGCGCGGACCCACGCCGAGGGGGCCGAGGCCGTCCCCGGGGCGAGGGAGGCCCACGACCGGCACTTCGAGGACCTGGTGCAGTCCGGTGTCCTGGTGGCGGCGTTCGCGCTGCAGCCGGCCGGGACGGCCACCTCGATCCGCGGCGACGTGGTGACCGACGGCCCGTTCCTCGACGCGAAGGAGGTCATCGCCGGCCTCGCCGTCATCGAGGCGCCCGACCTGGACGCCGCGCTGGAGATCGCCCGGGCCAATCCCGCCACCTGGCAGGGCGGAGGTGTCGAGGTGCGGCCCGTCGAGGGCGGCTTCGTCACGGACCGACCCGGCACGGCATGACGCCCGCGCCCGATGTCGCAACGGCGGTGGCCGACGCGCACCGTCGCGAGTGGGCCCTGGTGCTCGCCGCGACGGCGCGCGTCGCCCGCGACCTGGACGTGGCCGAGGAGTGCGTGCAGGAGGC
The Kitasatospora paranensis genome window above contains:
- a CDS encoding YciI family protein produces the protein MAQYAILIHARTHAEGAEAVPGAREAHDRHFEDLVQSGVLVAAFALQPAGTATSIRGDVVTDGPFLDAKEVIAGLAVIEAPDLDAALEIARANPATWQGGGVEVRPVEGGFVTDRPGTA